A portion of the Shewanella sp. SNU WT4 genome contains these proteins:
- the coaBC gene encoding bifunctional phosphopantothenoylcysteine decarboxylase/phosphopantothenate--cysteine ligase CoaBC, whose amino-acid sequence MSLSNKKILLGIGGGIAAYKSADLVRRLKERGAEVRVVMSQGAKEFITPLTLQALSGHPVASDLLDPAAEAAMGHIELARWADLMIIAPATANLIARFNAGMADELITTCVLATSAPIALCPAMNQQMYINAATQANLSNLRQRGIHLWGPASGSQACGEIGPGRMLEPLEIAKQAEAFFAPQLLAGQKIMITAGPTREAIDPVRYISNHSSGKMGYALAQAAQAMGADVTLVSGPTQLATPSGVTRINVESADDMLSAVMADIAKQTIFIGCAAVADYRVADIATQKVKKSSSTMTLALVRNPDILASVAALDNKPFCVGFAAETQDVEHYAKGKLTAKRLDMIAANDVSVAGLGFNADSNALQVIWPTGQQALPATDKLTLAQQLLTLIATHKHA is encoded by the coding sequence GTGAGTCTGAGTAATAAGAAAATTCTGTTAGGTATCGGTGGCGGTATCGCGGCCTATAAGAGCGCCGATCTAGTGCGACGCCTCAAAGAGCGTGGCGCCGAAGTGCGAGTCGTCATGAGTCAAGGGGCGAAAGAATTTATTACGCCACTGACCTTACAAGCCTTAAGTGGTCATCCAGTCGCTAGTGATTTACTCGATCCTGCCGCAGAAGCGGCTATGGGCCATATTGAATTGGCGCGTTGGGCCGATTTAATGATTATCGCCCCAGCCACGGCTAATTTAATTGCGCGCTTTAATGCTGGCATGGCCGATGAGCTGATTACTACTTGCGTATTAGCAACCTCAGCGCCTATCGCCTTGTGTCCGGCCATGAATCAGCAGATGTATATCAACGCCGCGACTCAGGCCAATCTCAGCAATTTACGCCAACGCGGCATCCATTTATGGGGACCGGCGAGCGGCTCGCAAGCTTGCGGAGAAATTGGCCCTGGGCGCATGCTCGAGCCATTAGAAATTGCTAAGCAGGCCGAAGCCTTTTTTGCGCCGCAGTTATTAGCCGGCCAAAAGATTATGATTACTGCTGGGCCAACCCGCGAAGCGATTGACCCAGTACGCTATATTTCAAACCACAGCTCAGGCAAAATGGGTTATGCCCTAGCGCAAGCGGCGCAAGCCATGGGCGCAGACGTGACCTTAGTTAGTGGCCCGACGCAATTAGCTACACCTAGCGGAGTGACGCGCATTAATGTCGAATCCGCCGATGACATGCTCAGCGCTGTGATGGCTGACATTGCCAAGCAGACCATTTTCATTGGTTGCGCCGCCGTCGCTGACTATCGCGTGGCTGATATTGCCACCCAAAAGGTCAAGAAATCATCGAGCACTATGACGCTTGCACTAGTGCGCAATCCTGATATTTTGGCCAGCGTAGCTGCCCTTGACAACAAACCATTTTGCGTGGGATTTGCAGCAGAAACCCAAGATGTTGAGCACTACGCGAAAGGCAAACTGACCGCCAAGCGCCTCGACATGATAGCGGCCAATGATGTCTCAGTGGCAGGACTAGGCTTTAACGCTGACAGCAATGCGCTGCAGGTGATTTGGCCCACAGGCCAGCAAGCCTTACCCGCAACCGATAAATTAACCTTGGCCCAGCAATTACTGACCCTAATTGCCACCCACAAACATGCTTAA
- the rpmB gene encoding 50S ribosomal protein L28: MSRVCQVTGKRPMVGNNRSHAKNATRRRFLPNLQNHRFWFEEEKRFVKLRVSTKGMRIIDKKGIEVVVAELRARGEKV; this comes from the coding sequence ATGTCAAGAGTATGCCAAGTAACTGGCAAGCGACCAATGGTTGGTAACAACCGTTCGCACGCAAAAAACGCGACCCGTCGTCGTTTTTTACCAAACCTGCAAAACCATCGTTTTTGGTTTGAAGAAGAAAAGCGTTTTGTTAAATTACGTGTATCTACTAAAGGTATGCGTATTATCGACAAGAAAGGTATCGAAGTAGTTGTTGCTGAACTTCGTGCCCGCGGCGAGAAGGTGTAA
- the argA gene encoding amino-acid N-acetyltransferase: MSSFVSELVAGFRHSAPYVNAHRGKTFVVMLGGEAILEGEFRAIINDIALLHSLGIKIVIVYGARPQIEAELATRGMRCDYHHGIRITDEVCLKVIKQVAGALMLDISACLSMSLNNTPMQHANINLVSGNYVIAQPLGVDDGVDYCLSGKVRKIDTEALHCQLNQGNIVLMGPVCASVTGESFNLTAEDIATQVAVKLKADKMIGFCQLPGLMNEVGELIPEIMPNLAQGYLQQTHQQLCPSTRAFVHASIDACRQGVSRCHLVSYLTDGALLQELFSRDGIGTQIVTESAEKLRRADISDIGGVLNLIRPLEEQGVLVRRSREQLEMEIEQFVVVERDSLIIGCAALYPFEEDNAGEFACLVVHPDYRDADRGALLLNTIINQARARGYSRLFALTTRSIHWFLEHGFALQDVEALPEKKKQLYNYQRRSKILALDLFA, encoded by the coding sequence GTGTCATCATTTGTGAGTGAATTAGTGGCCGGCTTTCGTCATTCGGCGCCTTATGTCAATGCCCACCGAGGGAAGACATTTGTGGTGATGCTGGGCGGCGAGGCGATTTTAGAAGGCGAATTTCGCGCCATCATCAATGATATAGCGCTGCTGCACAGTCTTGGGATCAAGATAGTGATTGTCTATGGCGCGCGCCCACAAATTGAAGCTGAGCTTGCTACGCGCGGCATGCGCTGTGATTATCACCACGGCATACGTATTACCGATGAGGTGTGCTTAAAAGTCATCAAGCAGGTGGCAGGCGCGTTAATGCTAGATATTTCGGCCTGCTTATCCATGAGCCTCAATAACACCCCGATGCAGCACGCTAATATCAACTTAGTCAGCGGCAATTATGTGATAGCTCAGCCGCTGGGCGTGGATGACGGCGTGGATTATTGCCTTAGCGGTAAGGTCAGAAAAATTGATACCGAAGCGCTGCATTGTCAATTAAATCAAGGCAACATAGTGCTGATGGGGCCGGTATGCGCTTCTGTCACTGGTGAAAGTTTTAATCTCACCGCCGAAGATATTGCCACCCAAGTGGCGGTTAAGCTTAAGGCTGACAAGATGATAGGTTTTTGTCAGTTACCTGGACTCATGAATGAAGTCGGCGAGCTTATCCCTGAAATTATGCCGAACTTGGCTCAAGGCTATTTACAGCAAACGCATCAGCAGTTGTGCCCCTCCACCCGCGCCTTTGTACACGCCAGTATTGATGCTTGTCGCCAAGGGGTGAGTCGCTGCCATCTGGTGAGTTACTTAACTGACGGCGCTTTGCTGCAGGAGTTATTCTCGCGCGATGGCATAGGCACCCAAATAGTCACAGAAAGCGCTGAAAAATTAAGGCGTGCTGACATTAGTGATATTGGCGGCGTACTTAACTTAATTCGCCCATTGGAAGAGCAAGGGGTGTTAGTGCGCCGTTCTCGCGAACAGCTAGAGATGGAGATAGAGCAGTTTGTGGTAGTTGAGCGTGATAGCTTGATCATTGGCTGCGCCGCCCTATATCCGTTTGAAGAAGATAACGCTGGTGAGTTTGCCTGCTTAGTAGTGCACCCTGATTATCGCGATGCCGATCGCGGCGCCTTGCTGCTCAATACCATCATTAACCAAGCGCGGGCGCGAGGGTATAGTCGCTTATTTGCGCTGACCACCCGCAGCATTCACTGGTTTCTTGAGCATGGTTTTGCGCTGCAAGACGTTGAAGCGTTGCCTGAAAAGAAAAAGCAGCTGTATAACTATCAACGCCGCTCTAAAATCTTGGCGCTCGATTTATTCGCGTGA
- the rpmG gene encoding 50S ribosomal protein L33 has translation MAKAKGNREKIKLVSSAKTGHFYTTEKNKRNMPEKMEIKKFDPVIRQHVIYKEAKIK, from the coding sequence ATGGCTAAAGCTAAAGGTAATCGTGAGAAGATCAAATTAGTATCAAGTGCTAAGACTGGTCACTTCTACACTACTGAAAAGAATAAGCGTAACATGCCTGAGAAAATGGAGATCAAGAAGTTTGATCCTGTTATCCGTCAGCACGTTATCTACAAAGAAGCTAAAATCAAGTAA
- the radC gene encoding DNA repair protein RadC, whose amino-acid sequence MTIKDWPEGEGPREKLQKAGPQSLSDAELLAVLLRNGLPGTSAVELGRQLLTHFGGLRAIFCATQVQVCRLPGMGSVKYAQLQAAAEISRRIAREKLHRSQILSNPDLTREYLMRQLADRAYEVFAILLLDSQHRVIQFVELFRGTIDSASVYPRDVVALVLEKQAAAVIICHNHPSGIAEPSQADRRITERLKNALTTIDVTLLDHMVVGDRDIVSFAERGWIA is encoded by the coding sequence ATGACCATAAAAGATTGGCCTGAAGGTGAAGGTCCCAGAGAAAAATTGCAAAAAGCGGGACCGCAGTCGTTGTCGGATGCTGAATTATTAGCCGTTTTATTGCGAAATGGTCTGCCTGGCACCAGCGCAGTCGAGCTTGGACGACAATTATTGACACATTTTGGCGGTTTAAGGGCAATATTCTGCGCAACACAGGTGCAGGTGTGTCGACTTCCGGGGATGGGATCGGTAAAATACGCGCAGTTGCAGGCGGCGGCAGAAATTTCTCGTCGCATCGCCCGAGAAAAACTGCATCGAAGTCAGATTTTGTCAAATCCTGATTTAACTCGGGAATATTTAATGCGACAATTGGCAGATCGCGCCTATGAGGTGTTCGCCATCTTATTGCTCGACAGTCAGCACCGAGTAATTCAGTTTGTAGAATTATTTCGTGGAACGATTGATTCAGCGTCTGTCTACCCCAGAGATGTGGTGGCCTTAGTGTTGGAAAAGCAAGCCGCTGCTGTCATCATTTGCCATAATCACCCGTCTGGTATCGCCGAGCCCAGTCAGGCAGATAGGCGAATTACTGAGCGATTGAAAAACGCGTTAACAACGATAGACGTAACCTTGCTAGACCACATGGTTGTTGGGGATCGTGACATAGTGTCGTTTGCAGAACGAGGATGGATAGCATAA
- the leuA gene encoding 2-isopropylmalate synthase: MSNQVIIFDTTLRDGEQALASSLSVNEKLQIALALERLGVDVMEVGFPVSSPGDFHSVQTIARQIRNSRVCALARALEKDIDAAAEALKGAEQFRIHTFISTSTIHVESKLKRSFDDVLAMAVHAVKYARRFSEDVEFSCEDAGRTPIDHLCRMVEAAINAGAKTINIPDTVGYTVPSEFSGIIHTLFNRVPNIDKAIISVHCHDDLGLSVANSIAAVQQGARQIECTVNGIGERAGNCSLEEIAMILATRKDLLGLSTQINAKEIHRTSQLVSQLCNMPVQANKAIVGSNAFTHSSGIHQDGMLKAKNTYEIMTPESIGLSRNNLNMTSRSGRHVIKHRMTEMGYQDSDYDLDSLYDAFVKLADKKGQVFDYDLEALVFIGARQQSDDHFALSQLQVTSNTKAGIATATIDLMCGAQLVQTSAEGVGPVDATYKAIAAASGRPIELNSYKLSAKGEGQNALGQVDISARYQAQNFHGVGLATDVVEASAQALIHVMNLIWRADMVASQKQRIQEHREMGTV; the protein is encoded by the coding sequence ATGTCTAACCAGGTCATCATTTTTGATACCACATTACGCGATGGCGAGCAGGCGCTAGCCTCCAGTTTGTCGGTCAATGAGAAATTGCAGATAGCACTGGCACTTGAGCGTCTAGGTGTGGATGTGATGGAAGTGGGTTTTCCGGTGTCATCGCCTGGGGACTTTCATTCAGTGCAAACCATAGCGCGCCAAATCCGCAATAGCCGGGTTTGCGCCTTAGCCCGCGCCTTGGAAAAAGACATAGATGCCGCGGCAGAAGCGTTAAAGGGCGCGGAACAGTTTCGAATTCATACCTTTATTTCAACTTCTACCATCCATGTGGAAAGTAAGCTGAAACGCAGCTTTGATGATGTGCTGGCTATGGCGGTGCATGCGGTCAAATATGCCAGACGCTTTAGTGAGGATGTGGAGTTTTCTTGTGAGGATGCGGGCCGTACGCCGATAGATCATTTATGCCGCATGGTGGAGGCGGCGATTAACGCCGGCGCCAAAACCATTAATATTCCAGATACCGTGGGCTATACAGTGCCATCGGAATTTTCTGGGATTATTCACACCTTGTTTAATCGAGTGCCCAACATAGATAAAGCCATTATTTCAGTGCATTGCCATGATGATTTAGGCTTGTCTGTGGCCAACTCAATTGCGGCGGTGCAGCAAGGAGCGCGCCAAATTGAGTGCACAGTCAATGGCATAGGTGAGCGCGCGGGCAACTGCTCGCTCGAAGAAATCGCCATGATCTTAGCCACCCGCAAGGACTTGCTTGGGCTGAGTACGCAGATAAATGCTAAAGAAATCCATCGCACCTCGCAGTTGGTGAGCCAGCTGTGCAATATGCCAGTGCAAGCCAATAAAGCGATTGTCGGTAGCAATGCTTTTACGCATTCATCGGGCATACATCAAGACGGCATGTTAAAAGCCAAAAACACCTATGAAATCATGACGCCAGAGAGCATAGGTTTAAGTCGCAACAACCTGAATATGACTTCGCGCTCAGGTCGGCATGTGATTAAACATCGCATGACCGAAATGGGTTATCAAGACAGTGATTATGACCTCGACAGCTTGTATGACGCCTTTGTAAAGCTTGCCGATAAAAAGGGCCAAGTGTTTGATTATGATTTAGAAGCCTTGGTATTTATTGGCGCTCGCCAGCAAAGTGATGACCATTTTGCGCTGTCCCAGTTACAAGTGACCTCAAATACTAAGGCTGGTATTGCTACTGCAACTATTGATTTGATGTGCGGCGCGCAATTAGTGCAAACCAGCGCTGAAGGCGTCGGCCCAGTCGATGCCACCTATAAAGCCATCGCCGCTGCCAGTGGTCGGCCAATTGAATTAAACAGCTACAAGTTAAGTGCTAAAGGCGAAGGTCAAAATGCCTTGGGGCAAGTAGATATTAGCGCGCGTTATCAAGCCCAGAATTTTCATGGTGTCGGCTTAGCCACAGATGTGGTCGAGGCCTCGGCGCAGGCATTAATTCATGTGATGAACTTAATTTGGCGGGCCGATATGGTCGCCAGCCAAAAACAACGAATTCAAGAACACAGGGAGATGGGAACGGTATGA
- the rarD gene encoding EamA family transporter RarD has protein sequence MNEQENRKGIMLAIAAYSMWGFAPLYFKLLSDVSPTEILLHRIIWSFVFMLLVLIVTGGAANIRAVLKRPKQLAILTVTSTLIAGNWLLFIWAVNNNHMLDASLGYYINPLLNVLLGMVFLSERLRPLQWLAVALASLGVLVQLISFGSLPIVSIALAVSFGVYALLRKKVNIDAKSGLFLETAILMPVALAYLAWMPANGSASMLTNPWDLNLLLMAAGIITSLPLLCFAGAAVRIPLSVLGFFQYIGPSIMFALAVLYFGEAFSLEKSVTFGFIWCALMVFTFDMANNRRQRQHAHTANTEHKTK, from the coding sequence ATGAACGAACAAGAAAATCGTAAAGGCATAATGCTCGCCATTGCCGCCTATAGCATGTGGGGATTCGCCCCGTTATATTTCAAATTACTGAGTGACGTTAGCCCGACCGAGATTTTACTGCACAGGATCATTTGGTCATTTGTGTTTATGTTGCTGGTATTGATAGTGACAGGTGGCGCCGCCAATATTCGAGCTGTGCTTAAACGGCCAAAACAACTCGCCATTTTAACGGTAACCTCAACCTTAATTGCTGGTAATTGGCTGTTATTTATTTGGGCGGTCAACAATAACCATATGCTGGATGCAAGCTTAGGTTATTACATTAACCCGTTACTCAATGTGCTGCTTGGCATGGTGTTTTTAAGTGAACGCCTGCGGCCACTGCAATGGCTAGCGGTCGCCCTTGCATCCCTTGGCGTGCTAGTGCAACTGATTTCGTTTGGCTCCCTCCCTATCGTATCGATTGCCTTAGCCGTATCTTTTGGGGTGTATGCTTTGCTGCGCAAAAAGGTCAATATCGATGCTAAGAGTGGCTTATTTTTAGAAACCGCGATTTTAATGCCAGTGGCACTAGCATATTTAGCTTGGATGCCAGCCAATGGTAGCGCCAGCATGCTAACTAACCCATGGGATTTAAATCTGTTACTTATGGCGGCCGGTATTATTACGAGCCTACCATTATTATGCTTTGCCGGCGCGGCGGTACGCATTCCACTGAGCGTACTCGGGTTCTTCCAATACATAGGCCCAAGCATAATGTTTGCTTTAGCTGTGCTTTATTTTGGCGAAGCCTTCAGCCTAGAAAAGAGTGTGACCTTTGGCTTTATCTGGTGCGCGCTGATGGTTTTCACCTTCGATATGGCTAACAATCGACGCCAGCGCCAACATGCTCATACGGCTAACACTGAACATAAAACTAAATAA
- the recQ gene encoding DNA helicase RecQ translates to MQEQQLAATFDPAQGCLQQVFGYREFRPGQKQVIETALAGQDSLVVMPTGGGKSLCYQVPALMLGGLTIVVSPLISLMKDQVDSLLQSGVAAAYLNSSLPREQAADIFRQLRQGELTLLYVSPERLLQGDFLSRLNDWHVRLFAIDEAHCISEWGHDFRPEYAELGILKQTFPQVPLMALTATADQATRTSICQRLNIAPFISLSSFDRPNIRYTVAEKLNAANQLKQYISGQAGANGIVYCSSRKRVDEVAQRLRLQGFNAAAYHAGLTPDERAQVQDKFLKDQVEIVVATVAFGMGINKSNVRYVVHYDIPKSIEAYYQETGRGGRDGLDAEAFMLFDPADINRVRHFVEQLPEGPQKQVEYHKLNSMAAFAEAQTCRRQVLLHYFDESAREPCGNCDICLDPPTQFDASLDAQKVLSCIYRLNQGFGINHVIEVLRGSKAASVLDRGHDKLSTWGIGKDKSHEYWLSIIRQLIHLGLASQDVTRGSRLRLNAPARPILKGDQTLMLAEPRIIITAPVKRSTRAKAPLNYDRRLFARLKVLRRRLAEDHDVAPYLVFNDASLAEMAAMIPTTAAEMLAVNGVGQRKLERFGDAFLDEITAFISGE, encoded by the coding sequence ATGCAAGAGCAGCAACTAGCAGCGACGTTTGACCCAGCACAAGGCTGTTTACAGCAAGTATTTGGTTACCGAGAATTCCGTCCAGGTCAAAAGCAAGTCATAGAGACGGCGCTAGCGGGCCAAGACAGCTTAGTCGTCATGCCTACAGGTGGCGGTAAGAGCTTATGCTATCAGGTGCCGGCCTTAATGTTAGGCGGGCTGACGATTGTGGTCTCGCCGTTAATTTCCTTGATGAAAGATCAAGTCGATAGCTTGCTCCAGTCTGGCGTTGCTGCCGCCTATCTTAATTCTTCACTGCCCCGCGAGCAGGCCGCCGATATTTTTAGGCAATTGCGCCAAGGCGAATTGACCTTGCTGTACGTGTCTCCCGAGCGCTTACTGCAAGGGGATTTTCTGAGCCGCTTGAATGATTGGCATGTGCGCTTATTTGCCATTGATGAGGCGCATTGCATTAGCGAGTGGGGCCATGATTTTCGCCCAGAATACGCTGAGCTTGGCATTTTAAAGCAAACCTTCCCGCAAGTGCCGTTAATGGCGCTCACTGCCACCGCAGATCAAGCCACTCGCACTAGTATTTGTCAGCGCTTGAACATAGCGCCATTTATTTCATTATCGAGTTTCGATCGCCCCAATATTCGCTATACAGTGGCAGAAAAACTCAATGCCGCCAATCAGTTAAAGCAGTATATTAGTGGTCAGGCGGGGGCTAACGGTATTGTTTATTGCTCCAGTCGCAAACGGGTAGATGAAGTGGCGCAGCGTCTTAGGCTGCAAGGCTTTAATGCCGCCGCTTATCATGCAGGCTTAACGCCGGACGAGCGTGCGCAGGTACAAGATAAATTCTTAAAAGATCAGGTGGAGATAGTAGTAGCTACCGTCGCCTTTGGTATGGGCATCAATAAATCCAATGTGCGCTATGTGGTGCATTACGATATCCCCAAAAGCATTGAAGCTTATTATCAAGAAACTGGTCGTGGTGGCCGCGATGGTTTAGATGCCGAAGCCTTTATGCTGTTTGATCCCGCCGATATTAATCGGGTACGCCATTTTGTGGAGCAGTTGCCAGAAGGCCCGCAAAAGCAAGTGGAGTATCACAAGCTTAATTCTATGGCGGCCTTTGCCGAAGCGCAGACTTGCCGCCGCCAAGTGCTATTGCATTATTTTGATGAAAGCGCGCGTGAGCCCTGTGGTAACTGCGATATCTGCTTAGATCCACCCACCCAATTTGATGCCAGCCTTGATGCGCAAAAAGTATTGTCGTGCATCTACCGCTTAAATCAGGGCTTTGGGATTAATCATGTGATTGAAGTGCTGCGCGGCTCCAAGGCGGCGTCAGTATTAGATAGAGGCCACGATAAGCTTTCAACCTGGGGCATAGGTAAAGACAAGAGCCATGAGTATTGGCTCAGTATCATACGCCAGCTCATTCATTTAGGTTTGGCCAGTCAAGATGTGACTCGCGGCTCACGCCTGCGGTTGAATGCGCCCGCGCGCCCCATTTTAAAAGGCGATCAAACTTTGATGCTGGCTGAGCCTAGGATCATCATTACTGCGCCAGTTAAACGCAGCACTCGCGCTAAAGCGCCGCTTAACTATGACAGACGCCTATTTGCGCGCCTTAAAGTATTAAGGCGCCGACTGGCAGAAGATCATGATGTGGCACCGTATCTCGTGTTTAACGATGCGAGCTTAGCTGAAATGGCGGCGATGATCCCAACCACAGCGGCTGAAATGCTTGCGGTGAATGGCGTGGGCCAGCGTAAACTTGAACGTTTTGGTGACGCCTTCCTCGATGAAATCACTGCCTTTATCAGCGGCGAATAG
- the dut gene encoding dUTP diphosphatase → MKTPIEVKILDSRIGTEFELPAYATPGSAGMDLRAMLDTQLTIEPGQTVLIPTGIAIHVADPGLAAVILPRSGLGHKHGIVLGNLVGLIDSDYQGPLMVSCWNRGSEPFTLQVGDRLAQLVFVPVVQAEFKLVDEFDSSDRGTGGFGHSGTR, encoded by the coding sequence ATGAAAACACCGATTGAAGTAAAGATCCTTGATTCCCGTATCGGCACCGAATTTGAGCTTCCCGCTTATGCCACGCCAGGCAGTGCCGGCATGGACTTACGTGCCATGCTTGATACACAGTTGACCATAGAGCCAGGACAAACGGTACTTATCCCAACAGGCATCGCCATTCATGTGGCAGATCCAGGCTTAGCCGCTGTGATTTTACCACGCTCAGGCCTTGGCCATAAGCACGGCATTGTCTTAGGCAATTTAGTCGGACTGATTGATTCTGATTACCAAGGCCCATTAATGGTGTCGTGCTGGAACCGTGGCAGCGAGCCATTCACCCTCCAAGTGGGTGATCGTTTAGCACAATTAGTGTTTGTCCCTGTCGTGCAAGCCGAGTTTAAATTGGTGGATGAGTTTGATAGCTCAGATAGAGGCACCGGTGGGTTTGGCCATTCAGGCACCCGATAA
- the leuB gene encoding 3-isopropylmalate dehydrogenase, which translates to MSYQIAVLAGDGIGPEVMVEARKVLAVVEAKFGLDIEYSAYDVGGIAIDNHGTPLPEATLKGCQASDAILFGSVGGPKWEGLPPLQQPERGALLPLRAHFELFCNLRPAKLHSGLESLSPLRADISARGFDLMCVRELTGCIYFGQPKGRQGAGDAEEAFDTMRYSRREIRRIAKIAFETARNRRGKVTSVDKANVLTTSVLWRQVVEEVAVDYPDVTLEHIYIDNATMQLLRRPDEFDVMLCSNLFGDIISDEMAMLTGSMGLLASASINGTGFGLFEPAGGSAPDIAGLGIANPIAQILSAALMLRYSLKQEAAALAIEAAVAKALQQGVVTRELAQHGQSYNTAQVGDFIAQAIKEAH; encoded by the coding sequence ATGAGTTATCAAATAGCAGTATTAGCTGGCGATGGCATTGGCCCAGAAGTGATGGTGGAGGCACGTAAAGTCTTGGCAGTAGTGGAAGCTAAGTTTGGCCTAGATATTGAGTACAGTGCATATGATGTTGGCGGTATCGCCATCGACAATCATGGCACGCCGCTGCCAGAGGCCACACTTAAAGGTTGCCAAGCCAGTGACGCCATTTTATTTGGCTCTGTTGGCGGCCCGAAGTGGGAAGGCTTACCACCTTTACAGCAACCAGAACGCGGCGCCTTGCTGCCACTGCGCGCCCACTTTGAGCTCTTTTGTAATTTACGCCCAGCAAAATTGCACTCAGGGCTTGAGTCATTATCGCCACTGCGCGCCGATATCTCAGCCCGCGGCTTTGATCTTATGTGTGTGCGTGAGCTAACTGGCTGCATTTACTTTGGTCAGCCTAAAGGTCGCCAAGGCGCAGGCGACGCGGAAGAAGCCTTTGATACCATGCGCTATAGCCGCCGTGAAATTCGCCGCATTGCCAAAATTGCCTTTGAAACCGCGCGTAATCGTCGCGGCAAAGTGACGTCGGTGGATAAGGCCAATGTGCTTACTACCTCAGTGCTGTGGCGCCAAGTGGTGGAAGAAGTCGCCGTGGATTATCCGGACGTGACCCTTGAACACATCTACATAGATAACGCCACTATGCAGTTGCTGCGCCGCCCCGATGAATTTGATGTGATGCTGTGCTCCAACTTATTTGGCGACATTATTTCTGATGAAATGGCCATGCTTACTGGCTCCATGGGATTACTGGCATCCGCCTCCATCAATGGTACTGGCTTTGGTTTGTTTGAACCTGCGGGTGGCAGCGCCCCGGATATTGCAGGTCTTGGCATTGCTAACCCCATAGCGCAAATTTTGTCGGCGGCATTGATGCTGCGTTATAGCTTAAAGCAAGAAGCTGCTGCACTTGCCATAGAAGCGGCCGTAGCTAAGGCGTTGCAACAAGGCGTAGTTACCCGTGAGTTGGCGCAACATGGCCAAAGCTATAACACGGCGCAAGTCGGTGATTTTATTGCTCAAGCGATTAAGGAGGCTCACTAA